A stretch of the Streptomyces sp. WMMB303 genome encodes the following:
- a CDS encoding exopolysaccharide biosynthesis polyprenyl glycosylphosphotransferase has protein sequence MSTDNTDDSRNSRTATGPGSATAEGTVATSPVLPRPVSGTEGEPAPQEGRSAPLPLPSAREPVALPSTGPARRRRVAAPALVAADLAGTVAAVLACAGPQAAPVLLAPVCASLPVLCTRRGLYRPGLDPQALDELPAVGKRAAVAWCVGATVLAACDRTGALGAAGLLAGVAANTALVCALRALVHGVRRRRGRRRPRSALVVGRGETARTVSAALAERPRYGLRPTALVEVGPDDDAPSGGPDGGLPDAGRTEAADGNAAHPPLPVVSTPEELAREVARNAVRDAVFLRSPWEDPHSAALARLLGARGVDGWLVRPGCALGAHGGHALSCHRRPDEAHLWGFSCRRLTLECPRPRTGLRKRLLDIALVAPALLLAAPVMAGCALAVRVLDGPGVLFRQERIGQDGRPFTLLKFRSVRPTDDHEAATCWSVAGDTRTSPVGRLLRRTSLDELPQLWNVLRGDMSLVGPRPERPYFVGHFSRLHPGYAQRHRAPVGITGLAQVHGLRGDTSIADRARFDNHYIETWSLWQDVRIICRTAASLFRLEGR, from the coding sequence ATGAGCACCGACAACACTGACGACTCCCGGAATTCACGGACCGCGACGGGACCGGGGTCGGCGACCGCCGAAGGCACCGTGGCCACCAGCCCCGTCCTCCCCCGGCCGGTGTCCGGCACCGAAGGCGAACCGGCTCCGCAGGAGGGGCGGTCGGCGCCTCTGCCGCTGCCGTCGGCCCGCGAACCCGTCGCCCTGCCGTCCACCGGCCCCGCCCGGCGCCGGCGCGTCGCCGCGCCGGCGCTGGTAGCCGCCGACCTGGCCGGGACCGTTGCCGCCGTACTCGCCTGCGCGGGCCCGCAGGCGGCGCCTGTGCTGCTGGCCCCGGTCTGCGCGAGCCTGCCGGTGCTGTGCACCCGAAGGGGCCTCTACCGGCCCGGTCTCGACCCGCAGGCACTCGACGAACTCCCCGCCGTCGGCAAGCGCGCGGCCGTGGCCTGGTGCGTCGGCGCCACGGTACTCGCGGCGTGCGACCGGACCGGGGCGCTGGGAGCGGCCGGTCTGCTCGCGGGCGTCGCCGCCAACACGGCGCTGGTGTGCGCACTCCGCGCCCTGGTCCACGGGGTGCGCCGCCGCCGCGGCCGCCGCCGCCCGCGGAGCGCCCTGGTCGTCGGGCGCGGCGAAACCGCCCGGACGGTGAGCGCGGCGCTCGCCGAGCGGCCCCGGTACGGACTGCGGCCGACGGCGCTGGTGGAGGTCGGGCCCGACGACGACGCGCCCTCGGGCGGCCCCGACGGCGGGCTGCCCGACGCCGGCCGCACGGAAGCGGCGGACGGCAACGCCGCACACCCGCCACTGCCCGTCGTCTCCACCCCCGAGGAGCTGGCGCGCGAGGTGGCGCGGAACGCCGTGCGGGACGCGGTCTTCCTGCGGTCCCCCTGGGAGGATCCGCACTCCGCGGCGCTGGCCCGCTTGCTCGGCGCCCGCGGGGTCGACGGCTGGCTGGTCCGGCCCGGTTGCGCGCTGGGGGCGCACGGCGGGCACGCGCTCTCCTGCCACCGGCGGCCCGACGAGGCGCACCTGTGGGGATTCTCCTGCCGGCGCCTGACGCTCGAGTGCCCCCGGCCGCGTACCGGTCTCCGCAAGCGGCTGCTGGACATCGCACTGGTCGCCCCCGCCCTGCTGCTGGCGGCGCCGGTGATGGCCGGCTGCGCGCTGGCGGTCCGGGTGCTGGACGGGCCGGGCGTGCTGTTCCGGCAGGAGCGCATCGGACAGGACGGACGCCCTTTCACCCTGCTGAAGTTCCGCAGCGTGCGGCCCACCGACGACCACGAGGCGGCGACGTGCTGGTCGGTCGCCGGGGACACGCGCACCAGCCCCGTCGGCCGGCTCCTGCGCCGCACGTCGCTGGACGAGTTGCCGCAGCTGTGGAACGTGCTGCGGGGCGACATGAGCCTGGTGGGGCCGCGGCCCGAGCGACCCTACTTCGTGGGCCACTTCAGCCGCCTGCACCCCGGCTACGCGCAGCGGCACCGCGCCCCGGTCGGCATCACCGGGCTGGCCCAGGTGCACGGACTGCGCGGCGACACCTCCATCGCGGACCGGGCGCGCTTCGACAATCACTACATCGAGACCTGGTCGCTGTGGCAGGACGTACGGATCATCTGCCGTACCGCGGCCTCCCTCTTCCGTCTGGAGGGCCGGTGA
- a CDS encoding IS110 family transposase — protein MSRIWAGTDCGKTHHHTLVLDAEGGTLLSRRVANDEPELLRLIADVLGLADGRAVTWAMDMTGGEPGLLINLLANHAQELLYIPGVAVNRATDSYRGQGKTDARDARVIADQARMRRDLLPIRLDDEAVVELRLLTDRRTDLVAERTRVINRLRSLLNSMFPALERALDLDNTGPLRLLSGYQTPTAIRRAGTKRLTTWLRNRKVRSAQALAEKVVEAAERQHTAVAGENAIATMVHTLAGEVMTLNEKIAGTDKLIEGRFREHDLAEVITSMPGIGATLGAEFLAAVGGTLDAFPTPDRLAAFAGVTPAPRDSGKISDNLHRPTRYHRRLQRVFYTSALISIQSDPNSRAFYDRKRAEGKRHVQAVLALARRRVNVLWALIRDRRCYQVTPPVTTAA, from the coding sequence ATGAGCCGGATATGGGCCGGGACCGACTGCGGCAAGACCCACCACCACACGCTGGTCCTGGACGCTGAGGGCGGCACGCTGCTGTCGCGCCGCGTGGCCAACGACGAGCCCGAGCTGCTGCGGCTGATCGCCGATGTCCTGGGCCTCGCGGACGGCCGGGCAGTGACCTGGGCGATGGACATGACCGGCGGCGAGCCGGGCCTGCTGATCAACCTCCTGGCCAACCACGCCCAGGAACTCCTCTACATCCCCGGCGTCGCGGTCAACCGGGCTACCGACAGCTACCGCGGCCAGGGCAAGACCGACGCCCGCGACGCCCGGGTCATCGCTGACCAGGCCCGCATGCGCCGCGACCTGCTGCCCATCCGGCTCGACGATGAGGCAGTCGTCGAACTGAGGCTGCTGACCGACCGCCGCACGGACCTCGTGGCCGAGCGGACTCGCGTCATCAACCGGCTCCGTTCCCTGCTGAACAGCATGTTCCCTGCGCTTGAGCGAGCCCTGGACCTCGACAACACCGGGCCGCTGCGGCTCCTGAGCGGCTACCAGACCCCCACCGCGATCCGGCGGGCCGGCACCAAACGCCTCACGACGTGGCTTCGCAACCGGAAGGTCCGCAGTGCCCAGGCCCTTGCCGAGAAGGTCGTTGAGGCCGCCGAGCGACAGCACACCGCCGTCGCCGGGGAAAACGCCATTGCCACGATGGTCCACACCCTGGCCGGGGAGGTGATGACCCTCAACGAGAAGATCGCCGGGACCGACAAGCTCATCGAGGGCCGGTTTCGTGAGCACGATCTCGCTGAAGTGATCACCTCGATGCCAGGCATCGGAGCCACTCTCGGCGCGGAGTTCCTCGCCGCCGTCGGCGGCACACTGGACGCCTTCCCCACCCCGGACCGCCTCGCGGCCTTCGCCGGAGTCACCCCGGCCCCGAGGGACTCCGGGAAAATCAGTGACAACCTCCACCGGCCAACGCGCTACCACCGACGCCTGCAACGCGTCTTCTACACCTCCGCACTGATCAGCATCCAGTCCGACCCCAACTCCCGCGCCTTCTACGACCGGAAGCGCGCAGAAGGAAAACGCCACGTCCAGGCAGTCCTCGCTCTGGCCCGGCGCCGCGTCAACGTGCTCTGGGCCCTGATTCGTGACCGACGGTGTTACCAGGTGACACCACCCGTTACCACAGCGGCTTGA
- a CDS encoding O-antigen ligase family protein — translation MSAVADSAPPATRDGRSTLSRAVRRYGLDRPVVPVLVTVGLLCAPPDTAGPGGRSGVTPADLSSGVLVVWCAIGLLRDRVQQRAGQRLRRRSLTPTAALVLGAPTAAFAVTTIASADPAASLPGFVRYLQLFVLVPGAVLLALRDARDARLLCGAVVLLALVEGGFGVVQAATGTGASYQGEEVRAVGTFGALDVMGMATAVAYGLVIALACGLVPAAGAPRWLRPCALGSAAVLVLPLALSYSRGAWLATVPACLLLLALRGLRTTVCALAAVTAVGVLLVGGFGVATQELAQRVGSITEVSASPDRSVTDRYTLWSAATDIWQQAPATGVGPKGFPAYRDTHAALELSSGSDAAGAGVPFQREPLLSPHNMYLLVLSEQGLVGTVALLGAWGALLVCALRRLGAARSRGAACGVRDCGAAATALLVWQSVDFLYGDIGGPSTVLTALVLGLGTWWALSPAAEEHAESRRAGGSRAV, via the coding sequence GTGAGCGCGGTGGCGGACAGCGCTCCGCCCGCCACCCGGGACGGGCGGAGCACGCTGAGCCGCGCCGTACGGCGCTACGGTCTGGACCGGCCGGTGGTACCGGTGCTGGTGACGGTGGGACTGCTGTGCGCACCGCCGGACACCGCGGGGCCGGGCGGCCGCAGCGGAGTGACCCCCGCCGACCTGAGCTCGGGTGTGCTGGTGGTGTGGTGCGCCATCGGGCTGCTGCGGGACCGGGTCCAGCAGCGGGCCGGGCAGCGGCTCCGGCGCCGGTCCCTGACCCCGACGGCCGCGCTGGTGCTGGGCGCGCCGACCGCGGCGTTCGCCGTGACCACGATCGCCTCGGCCGATCCCGCAGCGAGCCTGCCCGGCTTCGTGCGGTACCTGCAGCTCTTCGTCCTGGTGCCGGGTGCGGTGCTGCTGGCACTGCGCGACGCGCGGGACGCCCGGCTGCTGTGCGGCGCGGTGGTGCTGCTGGCACTCGTCGAGGGCGGGTTCGGCGTCGTCCAGGCCGCCACCGGCACCGGCGCCTCCTACCAAGGCGAAGAGGTCCGCGCCGTGGGCACCTTCGGCGCGCTGGACGTGATGGGCATGGCCACCGCCGTGGCCTACGGGCTGGTGATCGCGCTGGCGTGCGGGCTCGTGCCGGCGGCCGGCGCGCCGCGCTGGCTGCGCCCCTGCGCGCTGGGCTCGGCCGCCGTGCTGGTGCTGCCGCTGGCCCTCTCCTACAGCAGAGGTGCCTGGCTCGCGACGGTGCCGGCCTGCCTGCTGCTCCTCGCGCTGCGCGGCCTCCGCACGACCGTGTGCGCCCTCGCCGCCGTGACCGCGGTCGGCGTGCTGCTGGTCGGCGGATTCGGGGTGGCCACGCAGGAGCTGGCCCAGCGGGTCGGCAGCATCACCGAGGTCTCGGCGTCCCCGGACCGCTCGGTGACGGACCGCTACACCCTCTGGAGCGCGGCGACGGACATCTGGCAGCAGGCCCCGGCAACCGGTGTGGGACCCAAGGGCTTCCCCGCATACCGGGACACGCACGCCGCGCTGGAGCTGTCCTCGGGCAGCGACGCGGCGGGCGCCGGGGTCCCCTTCCAGCGGGAGCCGCTGCTCTCGCCGCACAACATGTATCTGCTGGTCCTGAGCGAACAGGGCCTGGTGGGCACGGTGGCGCTGCTCGGTGCCTGGGGGGCGCTGCTGGTGTGCGCGCTGCGCCGGCTGGGTGCCGCGCGCAGCCGCGGAGCCGCCTGCGGGGTACGCGACTGCGGCGCCGCGGCCACGGCGCTGCTGGTGTGGCAGAGCGTGGACTTCCTCTACGGCGACATCGGCGGCCCGTCGACGGTACTGACCGCTCTGGTACTGGGGCTGGGCACCTGGTGGGCTCTGTCGCCCGCGGCCGAGGAGCACGCGGAGAGCCGGCGAGCGGGCGGGAGCCGCGCCGTATGA
- a CDS encoding response regulator transcription factor: MTEIQEKSDSSDPTAARLAVAVHVEAEILRLGLRAMLPGLASVEHAEEFTHPAALEQALTGNRFHVLILSSSTDASASLGRLRHTHPGLRTLLLLDPADAASDSALARLPADGYLLREELTAAALERALRQLAADEMPMPLRLGRRLLSQAGESAHLLPARRVRLTAREYDVLSHLVAGLSNKQIARRLRISEHGVKRLVSSVLLKLGAANRTAAVVTAIKLGLID; this comes from the coding sequence ATGACCGAGATCCAGGAAAAGTCGGACAGCAGCGATCCCACCGCGGCCCGCCTCGCGGTCGCCGTCCACGTCGAGGCCGAAATCCTCCGACTCGGTCTGCGGGCCATGCTGCCCGGCCTGGCATCCGTGGAGCACGCCGAGGAGTTCACCCACCCCGCCGCGCTGGAGCAGGCCCTGACCGGCAACAGGTTCCACGTGCTCATCCTCTCCAGCTCCACCGACGCCTCCGCCTCCCTCGGGCGCCTGCGCCACACCCACCCGGGACTGCGCACCCTGCTCCTCCTCGACCCGGCGGACGCCGCATCCGACTCGGCGCTCGCCCGGCTGCCCGCCGACGGCTATCTGCTGCGCGAGGAACTGACCGCGGCGGCCCTGGAGCGGGCGCTGCGGCAGCTGGCGGCCGACGAGATGCCGATGCCGCTCCGGCTGGGACGCCGACTGCTCAGCCAAGCGGGCGAGTCGGCCCACCTGCTGCCCGCGCGCAGGGTGCGGCTGACCGCGCGCGAGTACGACGTGCTGTCCCACCTGGTGGCCGGGCTCAGCAACAAGCAGATCGCCCGCCGTCTGCGGATCTCCGAGCACGGCGTCAAGCGGCTGGTGAGCAGCGTGCTGCTCAAGCTGGGTGCCGCCAACCGGACGGCCGCCGTCGTCACGGCGATCAAACTCGGTCTGATCGACTGA
- a CDS encoding glycosyltransferase encodes MRVLHIITGLDVGGAEEQLRLLLRHLPDHSVRGEVLALTSPGSVAEGIRADGTPVAHLGMAGNRDLAALPRLVRLVRSGGYDLVHTHLYRACVYGRIAARLAGVRPVVATEHSLGDRALEGRPLTAGVRALYLATERLGTTTVAVSATVEQRLRRWGVPTARLCTVPNGIDAARFRFDPAARAAVRNGLGLAPDAFVVAGVGRLVPGKRFDTLVDAVAALPGAHLLLAGDGPELPALRARAAALGAEDRVRLLGECAGGPGTRQAPRGTGPDVPQVLAAADVFAAPSPEESFGLAAIEALAAGLPVLYAACPAIEDLPPGQAPGAHRFTASPHGPVEALRGSLARHAADSARAPRPARLPVPPAVHRYDIAHCAERLALVYRSALGAPPDGGTARVRAPGAAYPVPSLSPERPLTTR; translated from the coding sequence ATGAGGGTGCTGCACATCATCACCGGCCTGGACGTCGGCGGCGCCGAGGAGCAACTGCGGCTGCTGCTGCGCCATCTGCCGGACCATTCCGTGCGGGGCGAAGTGCTCGCCCTCACCTCGCCGGGCTCCGTCGCCGAGGGCATCCGCGCCGACGGCACCCCCGTCGCCCACCTGGGCATGGCGGGGAACCGCGATCTGGCCGCGCTGCCCCGGCTGGTGCGGCTGGTGCGCTCCGGGGGCTACGACCTGGTGCACACCCATCTGTACCGGGCCTGCGTGTACGGCAGGATCGCCGCCCGGCTGGCCGGGGTGCGCCCGGTGGTGGCGACCGAGCACTCGCTGGGTGACCGCGCGTTGGAGGGCCGCCCTCTCACCGCCGGTGTGCGCGCCCTCTATCTGGCCACCGAACGGCTCGGCACCACCACCGTGGCCGTCTCCGCGACGGTCGAGCAGCGGTTGCGCCGCTGGGGCGTTCCCACCGCCCGGCTGTGCACCGTGCCCAACGGCATCGACGCCGCACGCTTCCGCTTCGATCCCGCCGCCCGCGCCGCCGTGCGGAACGGCCTGGGGCTGGCGCCGGACGCCTTCGTGGTGGCCGGGGTGGGCCGCCTGGTGCCGGGCAAACGGTTCGACACCCTGGTGGACGCCGTGGCCGCGCTGCCCGGTGCGCATCTGCTGCTGGCCGGGGACGGCCCCGAACTCCCCGCGCTGCGCGCCCGCGCCGCGGCGCTGGGGGCGGAGGACCGGGTGCGCCTGCTGGGCGAGTGCGCGGGCGGACCCGGCACCCGGCAGGCGCCCCGCGGTACGGGACCGGACGTACCGCAGGTGCTGGCCGCGGCCGACGTGTTCGCCGCGCCGTCACCCGAGGAGTCCTTCGGGCTGGCGGCCATCGAAGCGCTCGCCGCCGGACTGCCCGTGCTCTACGCCGCGTGCCCGGCGATCGAGGACCTCCCGCCCGGGCAGGCGCCGGGGGCACACCGGTTCACCGCCTCCCCGCACGGCCCGGTGGAGGCGCTGCGCGGGTCGCTGGCGCGGCACGCGGCGGACTCCGCGCGGGCCCCGCGCCCGGCCAGGCTGCCGGTGCCGCCGGCGGTGCACCGCTACGACATCGCGCACTGCGCCGAGCGCCTGGCGCTGGTCTACCGCTCCGCGCTGGGCGCGCCCCCGGACGGCGGGACCGCACGCGTCCGCGCCCCGGGGGCGGCTTACCCGGTGCCGTCCCTCTCCCCCGAACGCCCCCTGACAACGAGGTGA
- a CDS encoding polysaccharide deacetylase family protein, whose translation MPADTRNRAPWLLMYHSVSDCPDDPYGITVSPSRLERQLRWLRDRGLTGVSAGRLLRARAAGRDAGLVGLTFDDGYADFLTAAVPLLHRYGCTATAFVLPGRLGGDNAWDELGPRKALLDADGIRKAAAAGMEIGSHGLAHTDLAGADDTTLVRETAHSRTLLGELTGSAPAGFCYPYGTLDHRAVAAVRAAGYSYACGIDPGPLTGVHALPRAHVGARDTSVRMYLKKVLHPLRRRPLPAASAPAEAARREAVRR comes from the coding sequence ATGCCCGCCGACACCCGTAACCGGGCCCCCTGGCTGCTGATGTACCACTCGGTCTCCGACTGCCCCGACGATCCGTACGGCATCACCGTCTCGCCCTCGAGGCTGGAGCGGCAGTTGCGCTGGCTGCGCGACCGGGGGCTGACCGGCGTGAGCGCCGGCCGGCTGCTGCGGGCCCGTGCGGCGGGGCGGGACGCCGGGCTGGTGGGGCTCACCTTCGACGACGGCTACGCCGACTTCCTGACCGCCGCCGTGCCGCTGCTGCACCGGTACGGGTGCACGGCCACCGCGTTCGTGCTGCCGGGACGGCTGGGCGGCGACAACGCCTGGGACGAACTCGGGCCGCGCAAGGCGCTGCTGGACGCCGACGGTATCCGGAAGGCGGCCGCCGCGGGAATGGAGATCGGCTCACACGGGCTGGCCCACACCGACCTGGCCGGCGCCGACGACACGACCCTGGTGCGCGAGACGGCGCACAGCCGGACGCTGCTGGGCGAGCTCACCGGATCGGCACCCGCCGGGTTCTGCTACCCCTACGGCACGCTCGACCACCGGGCCGTCGCAGCCGTGCGCGCGGCCGGCTACAGCTACGCGTGCGGCATCGATCCGGGACCGCTGACCGGTGTGCACGCCCTGCCGCGCGCCCACGTCGGCGCCCGGGACACCTCCGTGCGGATGTATCTCAAGAAGGTGCTGCACCCACTGCGGCGCAGGCCGCTGCCCGCGGCGTCCGCCCCCGCGGAAGCCGCCCGGCGGGAGGCGGTGCGCCGATGA
- a CDS encoding anthrone oxygenase family protein translates to MRVLQGVSLLGAVLLTGLSAGLYYGFAVAVSPGLRRAGDRTFVEGMQRINTAILNGWFMLVFAGSLLLIAAAGALHLWGGGSRAAVPWIAAAGALYVAVLVVTMAFNVPLNDALDAGGIPDGAERLAALRERFESGWHRWNVVRTVCNTAAFGCLAWALVRYGNGGSPR, encoded by the coding sequence GTGCGTGTACTGCAGGGAGTTTCACTGCTGGGGGCCGTGCTGCTCACCGGCCTGAGCGCGGGCCTCTACTACGGGTTCGCGGTGGCGGTCTCACCGGGCCTGCGGCGGGCCGGGGACCGGACCTTCGTGGAGGGTATGCAGCGCATCAACACCGCCATCCTCAACGGCTGGTTCATGCTGGTGTTCGCCGGTTCGCTGCTGCTGATCGCCGCGGCCGGGGCGCTGCACCTGTGGGGCGGCGGCAGCAGGGCCGCGGTCCCGTGGATCGCGGCGGCGGGTGCGCTGTACGTGGCGGTCCTGGTGGTCACCATGGCGTTCAACGTGCCGCTCAACGACGCGCTCGACGCCGGTGGCATCCCGGACGGCGCGGAGCGGCTGGCCGCGCTGCGGGAGCGCTTCGAGAGCGGCTGGCACCGGTGGAACGTCGTCCGCACGGTCTGCAACACCGCCGCCTTCGGGTGCCTGGCCTGGGCGTTGGTGCGCTACGGGAACGGAGGCTCACCGAGGTGA
- a CDS encoding lipid II flippase MurJ, which produces MPQSDPRPATAPAGEESPRLGRFLARAAAVTAGLTAAGSLFGLMRDQAIAQLFGADSDTDAFLVAWTVPELAATLLIEDAMALVLVPAFSLALSRRAARTEGTTAQADPVRTLVAATLTRLSLLLACTAGLLMLAAPYVVRVLAPGLPDIGTAVDCLRLTALTVVTFGLAGYFSAALRAHRHFTAPAAIYLAYNSATIAVMFAAHRAWGVRAAALGVAVGGALMVLIQLPPLLRRLPLRQQHPARGRRARSAARGGRPSAHAGTLVGLGVLAPVVTFAVSRQAQVFFERFMASSLPAGAISHLNYAQKVAQLPMVLSLMVCTVTFPVVARAMADGDAVAARRRVERDLATAGTVVLLGAAYVVACAPQIIGLLFERGAFDAHDTAATAAVMRVYCCGLLGHSMVGALVRPFFSGGRPPWFPAAAMGAGLAVTVGTGAPLAGGWGVLGIAAANALGITTTAALLLHGLGARVVAVDVSGVAAGLLRLLVAAAAAAGAGWTVAGLCATPLAGALAGGCAVLFVFLCVGLLVGAPELSYLSTAVKRRFPHARRHP; this is translated from the coding sequence ATGCCGCAGTCGGACCCGCGGCCCGCGACGGCGCCCGCGGGCGAGGAGTCACCCCGGCTCGGGCGGTTCCTGGCCCGGGCGGCCGCCGTCACCGCGGGACTCACGGCAGCGGGCTCGCTGTTCGGGCTGATGCGGGACCAGGCCATCGCCCAGCTCTTCGGCGCGGACTCCGACACCGACGCGTTCCTCGTCGCCTGGACGGTGCCCGAACTGGCCGCCACCCTGCTCATCGAGGACGCCATGGCGCTCGTCCTGGTGCCCGCCTTCAGTCTCGCCCTCTCCCGCCGGGCGGCCCGTACGGAGGGAACCACGGCACAGGCCGACCCGGTGCGGACGCTGGTGGCGGCCACCCTCACCCGGCTCTCGCTGCTGCTCGCCTGCACCGCCGGGCTGCTGATGCTGGCCGCGCCGTACGTGGTGCGGGTGCTCGCACCGGGCCTGCCCGACATCGGCACCGCGGTGGACTGCCTGCGGCTGACCGCGCTGACCGTGGTCACCTTCGGCCTCGCCGGGTACTTCAGCGCCGCGCTGCGCGCGCACCGGCACTTCACGGCACCCGCCGCGATCTACCTCGCCTACAACTCCGCCACCATCGCGGTGATGTTCGCCGCGCACCGCGCCTGGGGAGTGCGGGCCGCCGCGCTGGGCGTCGCGGTGGGCGGCGCGCTGATGGTGCTCATCCAACTGCCCCCGCTGCTGCGCCGCCTGCCGCTGCGGCAGCAGCACCCGGCTCGGGGCCGCCGTGCCCGGAGCGCGGCGCGCGGCGGGCGGCCGAGCGCGCACGCGGGGACGCTCGTCGGCCTCGGGGTGCTCGCACCGGTCGTCACCTTCGCGGTGAGCCGCCAGGCGCAGGTCTTCTTCGAACGCTTCATGGCCTCCTCGCTGCCCGCGGGCGCCATCTCGCATCTCAACTACGCGCAGAAGGTGGCCCAGCTGCCGATGGTGCTCTCGCTGATGGTGTGCACGGTCACCTTCCCCGTCGTGGCCCGAGCCATGGCCGACGGCGACGCGGTGGCGGCCCGGCGGCGGGTGGAGCGGGACCTGGCGACGGCCGGGACGGTGGTGCTGCTGGGCGCCGCGTACGTGGTGGCCTGCGCACCCCAGATCATCGGTCTGCTCTTCGAACGCGGCGCCTTCGACGCGCACGACACTGCCGCGACGGCCGCGGTGATGCGGGTCTACTGCTGCGGATTGCTGGGGCACAGCATGGTCGGCGCCCTGGTGCGGCCCTTCTTCTCCGGCGGCCGTCCGCCCTGGTTCCCGGCCGCCGCGATGGGGGCCGGGCTGGCCGTGACAGTGGGCACCGGCGCTCCGCTGGCGGGCGGTTGGGGTGTCCTGGGCATCGCGGCGGCGAACGCGCTGGGCATCACCACCACCGCCGCCCTGCTGCTGCACGGGCTGGGCGCCCGGGTGGTGGCCGTCGACGTGTCCGGCGTGGCGGCCGGGCTGCTGCGGTTGCTGGTGGCCGCCGCCGCGGCGGCAGGTGCGGGCTGGACGGTGGCCGGGCTCTGCGCCACGCCCCTGGCCGGGGCGCTCGCCGGCGGGTGCGCCGTGCTGTTCGTCTTCCTCTGCGTCGGACTGCTGGTGGGGGCCCCGGAGCTGTCGTATCTGTCCACCGCCGTCAAACGGAGGTTCCCGCATGCCCGCCGACACCCGTAA
- a CDS encoding glycosyltransferase family 4 protein, translated as MPELPTQRTAPRGGPPHEGLTVLHLAQPVEGGVARVVADLARAQVEAGLHVVVACPAGGELADAAAAAGARTLHWPAVREPGARIAVEVYTVQRLLRAVRPDLVHAHSAKAGLAARLAVRGRMPTVYQPHAWSFEAATGRTAHLARAWERYAARWSDRVLCVSEAERATGTAVGIEARWAVVHNGVDTARFTASAAPRTGRWTAPGPEPWTPALAAVAELPPSAVLVVCVGRLCEQKGQRTLLRAWPQVAARVPDARLVLVGDGPDREELRRAAPAGVVFAGASGAVADWYAAADLVVLPSLWEGMALTPLEAMASRRPVLVSDVAGSRELLPPGQQADCLVPPADPDALAQAVARLALAPRLRAELADAAHAHVRERFDITTTTTAVLELYRDVLRHRTATAAVPAAEGAGSR; from the coding sequence ATGCCGGAATTGCCGACACAGCGCACCGCACCTCGCGGCGGCCCGCCGCACGAGGGGCTGACCGTCCTGCATCTCGCGCAGCCCGTCGAGGGCGGTGTCGCACGCGTCGTCGCCGACCTCGCACGGGCGCAGGTCGAAGCGGGACTGCACGTCGTCGTGGCCTGCCCCGCGGGCGGCGAACTGGCGGACGCCGCGGCGGCGGCGGGAGCCCGGACCCTGCACTGGCCGGCCGTACGAGAGCCGGGGGCCCGGATCGCGGTGGAGGTCTACACCGTACAACGGCTGTTGCGCGCCGTACGTCCCGATCTCGTGCACGCCCACAGCGCCAAGGCGGGCCTCGCCGCACGACTGGCGGTGCGCGGCCGGATGCCCACCGTCTACCAGCCGCACGCCTGGTCCTTCGAGGCCGCGACAGGACGCACCGCACACCTGGCCCGTGCCTGGGAGCGGTACGCCGCCCGGTGGTCCGACCGCGTGCTGTGCGTGAGCGAGGCGGAGCGGGCGACCGGCACGGCCGTCGGCATCGAGGCCCGGTGGGCCGTGGTGCACAACGGCGTCGACACCGCGCGCTTCACGGCGTCCGCGGCCCCGCGGACCGGACGCTGGACCGCGCCGGGCCCGGAGCCGTGGACACCGGCGCTCGCTGCGGTGGCGGAGCTGCCGCCCTCGGCGGTACTGGTGGTGTGCGTCGGGCGGTTGTGCGAACAGAAGGGCCAGCGCACTCTGTTGCGCGCCTGGCCACAGGTGGCGGCCCGGGTCCCGGACGCCCGCCTGGTGCTCGTCGGCGACGGGCCCGACCGGGAGGAACTGCGCCGAGCAGCCCCCGCCGGTGTGGTGTTCGCCGGTGCCAGCGGCGCGGTGGCCGACTGGTACGCCGCAGCCGACCTGGTCGTGCTGCCCTCGCTGTGGGAGGGCATGGCCCTGACTCCGCTGGAGGCGATGGCCTCTCGCCGGCCCGTACTGGTCAGCGACGTGGCCGGGTCCCGCGAACTGCTGCCCCCGGGACAGCAGGCCGACTGCCTGGTACCGCCCGCCGACCCGGACGCGCTCGCACAGGCGGTGGCCCGCCTCGCTCTCGCCCCCCGGCTCCGTGCGGAGCTGGCCGACGCCGCGCACGCACACGTACGCGAGCGGTTCGACATCACGACGACCACCACCGCCGTACTGGAGCTGTACCGGGACGTGCTGCGGCACCGGACGGCGACGGCAGCGGTTCCCGCCGCGGAAGGAGCGGGCAGCAGATGA